One Oncorhynchus keta strain PuntledgeMale-10-30-2019 chromosome 23, Oket_V2, whole genome shotgun sequence DNA segment encodes these proteins:
- the catip gene encoding ciliogenesis-associated TTC17-interacting protein yields the protein MEETATTEEAVELKASSEAIAFLSSIQAAEMQRCLFEDSLVTVSEGGRELGEFKVTVERTICREQPCLLLHAHSHGAIDNTPCGTAITAYLSLNLETLEQNHHEYVKLQDHRLDRKCHMVQHDGQLVVSKITTVGEEIRRQTMSYPLSSVKGLVSEGSNLLLLRVFALRKNVPENMTFLSFDQDTHISTSTYKELGCRQQTAGEEVVEVFGVERTVDSVEDIPAMWHCYFLPDGHLASRVQVGSPVTMRLLLLPLQTHTEVRDDKPVFEKRSLVWEEDMQMHSMFLDRKEELKAEHASYLRQHPELRTMMADFLQFLLLRKPSNIFVFAREYFSPFASLQPPGSTFNTSSP from the exons ATGGAGGAGACTGCTACGACGGAGGAAGCCGTGGAGTTAAAAGCCTCTAGCGAGGCCATCGCCTTTCTGTCCAGCATAC AGGCTGCGGAGATGCAGCGGTGTCTGTTTGAAGACTCTCTGGTGACAGTGTCCGAGGGGGGCAGAGAGCTGGGAGAGTTTAAGGTGACTGTGGAGAGGACCATTTGCAGGGAGCAGCCTTGCCTGCTGCTGCATGCACACAGCCATGGAGCTATTGACAACACTCCCTGTGGTACAGCCATCACTG CCTACCTTTCTTTGAACCTGGAGACCCTGGAGCAAAACCACCACGAGTACGTCAAG CTTCAGGACCACCGATTGGACAGGAAGTGTCACATGGTCCAGCATGATGGACAGCTGGTGGTGAGCAAAATCACCACtgtgggagag gAGATTAGGAGGCAGACCATGTCGTACCCTCTGTCCTCTGTGAAGGGGTTAGTGTCCGAGGGCTCTAACCTGCTGCTGCTGAGGGTATTCGCTCTGAGGAAGAATGTCCCGGAAAACATGACCTTCCTCTCCTTCGACCAGGACACACACATATCCACCTCCACATAT AAGGAGCTGGGGTGCAGGCAGCAGACGGcgggagaggaggtggtggaggtgttTGGGGTGGAGAGGACGGTCGACTCGGTGGAGGACATCCCAGCCATGTGGCACTGCTACTTCCTGCCTGACGG GCATCTGGCTAGCCGAGTGCAGGTGGGCTCTCCTGTGACCATGAGGCTATTGCTACTCCCGctccaaacacacacag AGGTGAGGGATGATAAGCCTGTGTTTGAGAAGAGGTCTCTGGTCTGGGAGGAGGACATGCAGATGCACTCCATGTTCCTGGACAGAAAG gaggAGTTGAAGGCGGAGCATGCCTCCTACCTGCGGCAGCACCCGGAGCTCCGCACTATGATGGCTGACTTCCTGCAGTTTTTGTTACTACGGAAACCGAGCAACATATTTGTGTTTGCCCGCGAATACTTCTCCCCATTCGCCTCCCTCCAGCCCCCGGGGAGCACCTTCAACACCTCCTCACCCTGA